In Aquimarina spinulae, a single window of DNA contains:
- a CDS encoding MerC domain-containing protein has product MNISHIRNNSDTLGIVASSLCLAHCLITPFLFIAHTGSVMLQDVHPVWWKSLDIIFLGFSFIAISRSVKTTTKPKMKYAFWISWLLLFVIVINEKFSLISLPEALIFVASLLLVVLHFYNLKYCQCKQKCCKTN; this is encoded by the coding sequence TTGAACATATCTCACATACGTAATAACTCAGATACTTTAGGAATTGTAGCAAGTAGCTTATGTTTGGCGCATTGCTTAATTACTCCTTTTCTTTTTATCGCTCATACTGGTTCGGTAATGTTACAAGATGTACATCCCGTTTGGTGGAAGTCTTTAGACATTATTTTTTTAGGATTTTCTTTTATAGCGATCAGTAGATCTGTTAAAACCACTACAAAACCCAAAATGAAATATGCTTTTTGGATAAGTTGGCTGCTGTTATTCGTTATTGTTATAAATGAAAAATTTTCCTTAATTTCTTTACCAGAAGCGCTCATTTTTGTAGCATCTCTATTATTAGTGGTTTTACATTTCTACAATCTAAAATACTGTCAATGCAAACAAAAATGTTGTAAAACCAATTAG
- the folE gene encoding GTP cyclohydrolase I FolE — protein sequence MNRKKIELIGDAHISNTIETPLREDAFEKSDNEKIKNIQHHFSEIMKELGLDLTDDSLSGTPYRVAKMYVKELFYGLSPKNRPKISTFDNKYGYQKMLVEHNITIDSACEHHFLPIIGTAHVGYIPKNKVVGLSKINRLVDYYSHRPQVQERLCLQILKDLQQTLETKDVIVVVNAKHLCVSSRGIKDKSSFTTTIEYGGQFIEPSLRNEFFGIIKKNNE from the coding sequence ATGAATAGAAAGAAAATAGAATTGATAGGAGATGCACATATTTCTAATACTATAGAAACTCCTTTACGAGAGGATGCTTTTGAAAAATCTGATAATGAAAAAATCAAAAACATTCAACATCACTTCTCTGAAATAATGAAAGAGTTGGGGCTCGATTTAACAGATGATAGTCTTTCGGGAACTCCGTACAGAGTAGCCAAGATGTATGTAAAAGAGCTTTTTTATGGTTTAAGTCCTAAAAACCGTCCAAAAATTTCAACTTTTGATAATAAGTACGGGTATCAAAAAATGTTGGTAGAGCATAATATTACTATTGATTCTGCCTGCGAGCATCATTTTTTACCAATAATTGGTACTGCGCATGTAGGATATATTCCAAAAAATAAGGTAGTAGGATTGTCAAAAATTAACAGGTTAGTCGATTATTATTCACATCGGCCTCAAGTACAAGAAAGATTATGTCTGCAAATCCTAAAAGACTTACAACAAACTTTAGAAACCAAAGATGTTATTGTTGTAGTAAATGCTAAACACTTATGTGTTTCTTCCAGAGGAATTAAAGATAAAAGTAGTTTTACCACTACGATTGAGTATGGAGGGCAATTTATAGAACCTTCTCTACGAAATGAGTTTTTTGGGATTATTAAAAAAAACAATGAGTAA
- a CDS encoding response regulator, with protein sequence MSSLTPISILIVHQNPSEIKGIDDLLQKKLYRTKKISNSGIKALRHILTKKPDIVILNHELSYLNALDIIKIVSKKELTTEFILISDKNIQITRYIKASSSIISTKNILQEVEKVIKKRSKN encoded by the coding sequence ATGAGTTCTCTTACCCCTATATCTATATTAATTGTACATCAAAACCCTTCAGAGATTAAAGGGATAGACGATCTTTTACAAAAAAAACTTTATCGAACAAAAAAAATATCAAATTCTGGAATAAAAGCTTTACGACATATTCTTACAAAAAAACCAGATATTGTCATTCTTAACCATGAATTATCATATCTTAATGCACTGGATATTATCAAAATAGTTTCAAAAAAAGAGTTAACAACCGAGTTTATACTGATATCTGATAAAAATATTCAGATTACTAGGTACATTAAAGCTTCTTCTAGTATTATTTCTACTAAAAACATCCTACAAGAAGTTGAAAAAGTCATTAAAAAACGATCTAAGAATTGA
- a CDS encoding response regulator encodes MIHKKDISIVVADDHPMLLKGLYDELVANEYRVIGQASNGMQALELILIQKPDIALLDIDMPLLNGFEVVKTAKEKEVPTKFIVLSFHKETEYITQAKTLGIYGYLLKEDSFFEIEKCINTVINGEIYFSKSFDTSFLKNASDELKKFQFLTPSETVILKLIAQQISTLEIAESLCVSKRTIEKHRSNIISKLDLEGETNSLTKWTLNHKNIILEL; translated from the coding sequence ATGATACACAAAAAAGATATTTCAATTGTTGTTGCAGATGATCACCCTATGTTACTAAAAGGGCTTTATGATGAATTAGTCGCGAACGAGTACAGGGTGATTGGTCAAGCAAGTAACGGGATGCAGGCTTTAGAATTAATCTTGATCCAAAAACCAGACATTGCATTATTAGATATAGACATGCCTTTACTTAATGGTTTTGAGGTTGTCAAGACCGCAAAAGAAAAAGAAGTTCCTACCAAATTTATAGTACTTTCTTTTCATAAAGAAACTGAATATATTACGCAAGCCAAAACACTGGGTATATATGGGTATTTGCTTAAAGAAGACTCTTTTTTTGAGATTGAAAAATGCATCAACACAGTAATTAATGGAGAAATCTATTTTAGTAAATCCTTTGACACTTCATTTCTTAAAAATGCTAGCGATGAATTGAAAAAGTTTCAGTTTTTAACCCCTTCTGAAACCGTTATTTTGAAACTCATTGCTCAACAAATTTCAACCTTGGAAATTGCAGAATCATTATGTGTTTCTAAAAGAACAATAGAAAAACATCGTAGTAATATTATTTCTAAACTAGACTTAGAAGGAGAAACCAACTCATTAACAAAATGGACGCTAAATCATAAAAATATCATTCTTGAACTATAA
- a CDS encoding histidine kinase, producing the protein MKLLTPIFIFIFSISILGQETNTEVLVNKLKHKVNQSDKGEKLKWMDSLSLFIRNKKEFNYDSIVRYTIEYAFELDSITIATRHTSHLIFYLSNRLGKPEEALNFFEDFINKDIHIKHEGILAELYINGADSHYFTGKLEKAIDLYKIAESHAIKSKDSMLLGSAKEYQADAYSDKGDFVKASLLLEEAEKIYRQINDTTRLILTRNSRANLYSQNGFFKEAEIERNDVIALTEKIKYYPALLSALYNASIDNRKTKNFKKQISNLKKALKYTRESTELIDLYEPRLLNSLLKAYSRMNDLSKAKMIHKEIQKNINRNTTGVFEGMYLEAIASFYYAQRDYPLALESGIKYLEKHKSSKHFENIYDAHNFLYTTYEAMGNNIKAYEHYKKFSKIKDSIETVQKTKALAYYQTLYETEKRDAKIKAQNSEITLLDTKNEIKTQWILFGGTGLFALFAILYLLRSRSFARKKQKLQTQFSRNLIKGQEEERVRLARELHDSVGQKLMLLNRKTKSLDDPVIESLAGNTLEELRTISRGLHPASIEKLGITAAIESLVNEMDVNTDIFFTHDIDNIDQEVTKETSIHLYRIIQEALNNMLKHAEAKAASVIIEKNATTIKAIVKDNGKGFEFLEKIRQSTSLGMKTLMERAKIIHSSLKIESAPNKGTILQLTIPKYS; encoded by the coding sequence ATGAAACTCTTAACTCCTATTTTTATCTTCATCTTTAGTATTTCAATTCTTGGTCAGGAAACTAATACAGAGGTTTTAGTTAATAAGCTGAAACACAAAGTTAATCAGTCTGACAAAGGGGAGAAATTAAAATGGATGGATAGCTTATCGTTATTCATCAGGAATAAAAAAGAATTTAATTATGACTCTATTGTAAGGTATACTATTGAGTATGCTTTTGAATTAGATTCTATTACCATTGCAACTCGTCATACTTCTCATCTTATTTTTTATTTAAGTAACAGGTTGGGAAAACCTGAAGAAGCATTAAATTTTTTTGAAGACTTCATCAATAAAGATATTCATATAAAACATGAAGGGATATTAGCAGAGCTCTACATCAATGGTGCAGATAGTCATTACTTTACAGGAAAACTGGAAAAAGCTATTGATTTATATAAAATCGCTGAAAGTCATGCAATAAAATCTAAAGATTCTATGTTACTTGGCTCTGCAAAAGAATATCAAGCAGATGCCTATTCTGATAAAGGGGATTTTGTAAAAGCTTCATTACTTCTTGAAGAAGCCGAAAAAATATACCGACAAATAAACGACACGACTCGATTGATTCTAACCAGAAATTCTCGTGCTAATTTATACAGTCAGAATGGTTTTTTTAAAGAAGCTGAAATAGAACGTAATGATGTAATAGCTTTAACTGAGAAGATTAAGTACTATCCGGCATTGTTATCAGCCTTGTATAATGCATCTATAGATAATCGAAAAACAAAAAATTTTAAGAAGCAAATTAGCAACTTAAAAAAGGCTTTGAAATATACAAGGGAGTCGACAGAACTAATTGACCTTTATGAGCCTAGGCTTTTAAACTCCTTATTAAAAGCATATTCTCGGATGAACGATCTAAGTAAAGCGAAAATGATTCATAAGGAAATTCAAAAAAACATCAACCGTAATACTACTGGTGTTTTTGAAGGAATGTATCTCGAAGCTATAGCAAGCTTTTATTATGCTCAGAGAGATTATCCTTTAGCTTTAGAATCAGGTATAAAATATCTGGAAAAACACAAATCTTCTAAGCATTTTGAAAATATTTATGATGCACATAATTTTTTATATACTACCTATGAAGCTATGGGTAATAATATCAAAGCTTACGAACATTACAAAAAGTTCTCAAAAATAAAAGATTCTATTGAAACAGTTCAAAAAACCAAAGCCCTCGCCTATTATCAAACGCTATACGAAACCGAAAAAAGAGATGCCAAAATTAAGGCTCAGAATTCTGAAATAACCTTATTGGATACCAAAAACGAAATAAAAACACAATGGATTCTATTTGGAGGAACAGGACTGTTTGCCTTATTTGCTATTTTATATTTACTACGTTCTAGGAGTTTTGCGCGAAAAAAACAAAAGCTTCAAACTCAATTTTCAAGGAATCTGATCAAAGGGCAGGAAGAAGAACGTGTTCGATTAGCTCGTGAATTGCATGATAGTGTGGGACAAAAACTCATGTTACTTAATAGAAAAACAAAATCATTAGATGACCCTGTTATAGAAAGCCTAGCAGGAAACACGCTGGAGGAATTAAGAACAATATCCAGAGGACTACACCCTGCCAGCATCGAAAAATTAGGGATTACTGCTGCTATAGAATCCTTAGTTAATGAAATGGATGTAAATACAGATATTTTCTTTACTCATGATATTGATAATATAGACCAGGAAGTAACCAAAGAAACATCCATTCATCTATATAGAATTATACAGGAAGCATTAAATAATATGCTAAAACATGCTGAAGCAAAAGCCGCCTCTGTAATCATAGAAAAGAATGCAACTACTATAAAAGCCATTGTAAAGGATAATGGTAAAGGCTTTGAATTTTTAGAAAAGATTAGGCAGTCAACAAGTCTTGGTATGAAAACTCTTATGGAACGAGCTAAGATCATACATTCTTCATTAAAGATCGAGAGCGCACCAAACAAAGGAACAATCTTACAACTCACTATACCTAAATACTCATGA